CCACGTGTCACTCTCTCTCCCCGTGTTTTACGACTGCCTCAACTGCCCGTCTTACTGCTGCAGCTACCCACGCATCCCCGTGACGAAGCGCGACGTGCGCCGACTCGCAAAGCACTTCGAGCTCACAGAACACGAAGCGTCCGAGAAGTTCACAAAAAAGGGGTGGACCAAGCGCGAGCGGGTCATGCGCCACGAGTCCGACGAGATCTATGGGAGCGCGTGCCAGTTCTTAGACCGG
This region of Longimicrobiales bacterium genomic DNA includes:
- a CDS encoding YkgJ family cysteine cluster protein, whose amino-acid sequence is MWSHVSLSLPVFYDCLNCPSYCCSYPRIPVTKRDVRRLAKHFELTEHEASEKFTKKGWTKRERVMRHESDEIYGSACQFLDRTTRLCSVHKARPSVCSGHPDGPNCGYYSFLMAERRDQDDPKLAVRAYNLPGEFPELEED